The following are from one region of the Denitrobacterium detoxificans genome:
- the infC gene encoding translation initiation factor IF-3 — protein sequence MFAIAAQEPRLNESITAREVRLIGYDGEQMGICAVEEAQHVADNAGLDLVEIAPNANPPVCRVMDYGKFKYEQAIKAKQARKNQSKIETKEMKFRPKIDVGDYTTKKKHVIRFLEAGNKVKITIMFRGREMAHPEQGLSILERLADDLKDIAAIESQPKMEGRNMHMVISPLPGTAKNKKAAAGKRNRKNVEEKEGE from the coding sequence GTGTTTGCGATAGCTGCACAGGAACCACGGCTCAATGAGTCCATCACCGCACGTGAAGTGCGTCTCATTGGCTATGACGGAGAGCAGATGGGCATTTGCGCCGTCGAGGAAGCTCAGCATGTTGCCGATAACGCTGGCCTCGACCTCGTTGAAATTGCTCCGAATGCGAATCCGCCCGTATGCCGCGTAATGGATTACGGGAAGTTCAAGTACGAACAGGCTATCAAGGCCAAGCAGGCTCGCAAGAACCAGAGCAAGATCGAAACCAAGGAAATGAAGTTTCGTCCCAAGATCGATGTGGGCGACTACACCACCAAGAAGAAGCACGTCATTCGCTTCCTCGAGGCGGGCAACAAGGTCAAGATCACGATCATGTTCCGCGGCCGCGAAATGGCTCATCCGGAACAGGGTCTGAGCATTCTGGAACGCCTGGCTGATGATTTGAAGGATATTGCGGCAATTGAAAGCCAGCCCAAGATGGAAGGCCGCAATATGCACATGGTTATTTCGCCTTTGCCTGGCACGGCCAAGAACAAGAAGGCCGCTGCTGGTAAGCGTAATAGGAAGAACGTCGAAGAAAAGGAAGGGGAGTAA
- a CDS encoding glycosyltransferase family 2 protein translates to MTVDSSRVAPLPQAFDLSLVVPCHNEEKNVHAFFERVKDVFDGSGVSYEIVYVNDGSSDGTMAQLRSLISEDAGAHALRAIGFSRNFGKESAIFCGMKESQGSCVCLIDADLQQDPALAFSMYQYLMEHEECDVVAAYQETRRENKVQAWLKRRFYRTFNVASDEIEMPENMSDFRVFRRTVADALVSMPEYYRFSKGLFAWVGFNTHAVPYTPDERLAGESSWSTRKLFKYAFSGIIAFTTWPLKVAKYIGFVSSLVATLYLLYVLIVDYLIMGIAIPGYPTLVCLVLLFGGLQLLVLGVMGDYQARSYIEQKRRPLYIVKERYDTRG, encoded by the coding sequence ATGACTGTAGACTCTTCGCGCGTAGCGCCATTACCCCAGGCCTTCGACCTATCCCTGGTTGTTCCCTGCCATAACGAGGAAAAGAACGTCCATGCGTTTTTCGAGCGCGTGAAGGACGTATTCGATGGCTCGGGCGTATCGTATGAGATCGTCTACGTAAACGACGGCAGCTCCGACGGCACCATGGCGCAGCTCCGGAGCCTTATCTCCGAAGACGCCGGCGCCCACGCGCTTCGTGCCATTGGGTTTTCGCGCAACTTCGGCAAGGAGAGTGCAATCTTCTGCGGCATGAAGGAATCGCAGGGTTCTTGCGTGTGCCTTATCGATGCCGACCTGCAGCAGGATCCCGCCTTGGCGTTCAGCATGTACCAGTATCTGATGGAGCACGAAGAATGCGACGTTGTGGCGGCGTATCAGGAAACGCGACGCGAGAACAAGGTTCAGGCCTGGTTGAAGCGTCGTTTCTACCGCACGTTCAACGTGGCGTCCGACGAAATCGAGATGCCCGAGAACATGAGCGACTTTCGGGTGTTCCGGCGTACCGTGGCCGACGCCCTTGTTTCCATGCCCGAGTACTACCGCTTTAGCAAGGGGCTTTTCGCCTGGGTGGGCTTCAATACGCATGCCGTTCCCTACACGCCCGACGAGCGCCTGGCGGGGGAGTCAAGCTGGTCTACGCGCAAGCTCTTCAAGTATGCCTTCTCGGGAATCATCGCCTTCACCACATGGCCCCTGAAGGTGGCGAAGTATATAGGCTTCGTTTCCAGCTTGGTGGCTACGCTCTACTTGCTCTATGTTCTCATCGTCGATTACCTCATCATGGGCATTGCCATCCCCGGCTATCCCACGCTCGTGTGTCTCGTCCTCCTCTTTGGCGGCCTCCAGCTTTTGGTGCTGGGCGTGATGGGCGATTATCAGGCACGAAGCTATATCGAGCAGAAGCGTAGGCCCCTGTACATCGTGAAGGAGCGCTACGACACGAGGGGGTAG
- a CDS encoding DEAD/DEAH box helicase, which produces MTSFNELGLSELGLAAVDALGYNEPTPVQQQAIPAILQGRDVIAAAKTGTGKTAAFSLPSMDKIGHARHGQGPLMLVITPTRELAMQIREVCTTIATKTHHHVTCVVGGLSYGPQIDALSRGTDVLIATPGRLVDLINQGAADLSQVETVVLDEADRMLDMGFLPDMKRIIKQCPVDRQTLLFSATIDSAIQKNMKNLLKDPVFVEIAHKGETADTIEQYVIHVDQRAKIDLLISLLNERGGTRIIVFARTRHRVDNTVKKLRRAGFKCAPIHSDRSQNQRKRALDDFAAGKIDIIVATDVLARGIDVSDVYYVVNLDMPMQAEDYVHRIGRTGRAGEKGFAVSFISPDTKKLLRAVEKLIGISIPTMEVKSFDASASEAALADKATRKAAKEDPELAAAAKEDKSRKKSKAKRERKRNEEAPSPHKTRGTAKKQGKKNQKAAQAAQKNGHKSAEEPARKKNRNAAPKGRNGKGDFRSGKPQAKGSKNDFRPGRAQRRTRAKQHSKSAR; this is translated from the coding sequence ATGACATCATTTAACGAATTGGGCCTGAGCGAACTGGGCCTCGCGGCCGTCGACGCTCTTGGCTACAATGAGCCCACGCCCGTGCAGCAGCAGGCCATTCCCGCGATCCTGCAAGGACGCGATGTTATCGCTGCCGCAAAGACCGGTACGGGCAAAACGGCGGCATTCAGCCTGCCCTCTATGGACAAGATCGGCCATGCCCGTCACGGCCAGGGCCCGCTCATGCTCGTCATCACGCCTACCCGCGAGCTCGCCATGCAGATCCGCGAAGTGTGCACCACCATCGCCACCAAGACGCACCATCATGTCACCTGCGTCGTAGGCGGCCTTTCCTATGGCCCCCAAATTGACGCGCTCTCGCGCGGCACCGACGTGCTCATCGCCACGCCCGGCCGCCTGGTCGACCTGATCAACCAGGGCGCCGCCGACCTGAGCCAGGTGGAAACCGTGGTGCTCGACGAAGCCGACCGCATGCTTGACATGGGCTTTCTGCCGGACATGAAGCGCATCATCAAACAGTGCCCCGTCGACCGCCAGACGCTGCTCTTCTCGGCCACCATCGATTCGGCCATCCAGAAGAACATGAAGAACCTGCTGAAGGACCCCGTTTTCGTCGAGATTGCCCATAAGGGCGAAACCGCCGACACCATCGAACAGTACGTCATCCACGTAGACCAGCGCGCAAAGATCGACCTGCTTATCTCGTTGCTGAACGAACGCGGCGGCACGCGCATCATCGTATTCGCACGTACGCGTCATCGCGTGGACAACACGGTCAAGAAGCTGCGTCGTGCTGGATTCAAGTGCGCGCCCATCCATTCCGACCGCAGTCAGAACCAGCGCAAGCGTGCGCTCGATGACTTCGCTGCAGGCAAGATCGACATCATCGTCGCCACCGACGTGCTCGCACGCGGCATCGACGTATCCGATGTGTACTACGTCGTAAATCTGGACATGCCCATGCAAGCCGAAGACTACGTCCACCGCATTGGCCGTACGGGCCGCGCGGGCGAAAAGGGCTTTGCCGTTTCGTTCATCTCGCCCGACACCAAGAAGCTGCTGCGCGCCGTGGAAAAGCTCATCGGCATCAGCATTCCCACCATGGAGGTAAAGTCGTTCGACGCTTCCGCAAGCGAAGCAGCACTTGCCGACAAGGCCACGCGCAAGGCAGCCAAGGAAGACCCCGAGCTCGCTGCCGCGGCAAAGGAAGACAAGTCGCGCAAGAAGTCGAAGGCAAAGCGCGAACGCAAGCGCAACGAGGAAGCTCCCTCGCCTCACAAGACGCGTGGCACCGCCAAGAAGCAGGGCAAGAAGAACCAGAAGGCTGCACAGGCAGCCCAGAAGAACGGCCACAAGAGCGCCGAAGAGCCCGCACGCAAGAAGAACCGCAACGCAGCCCCCAAGGGCCGAAACGGCAAGGGCGATTTCCGCTCGGGCAAGCCCCAGGCCAAGGGTTCGAAAAACGACTTCCGCCCCGGCAGGGCGCAACGTCGGACCAGGGCCAAGCAGCACTCCAAGAGCGCACGCTAG
- a CDS encoding carbohydrate deacetylase produces the protein MTYAQAPDIIYHADDYGITPAQSELILSYAKACGGTGALNSVSVMVNAPSFSESIPLLQKQQENILASLHVNVVEGPCCADPKSIPLLVDDKGIFRQSFASMLKLSFSSQKAKLTNQLSTEIGAQLDRHLAALPHAKDALRIDSHQHFHLIPAVFDALLRAVESRGCTIAFLRIPAEPVLPFLKTPRVWLRIPAINWVKHWLLNFLWRMDKKNLPNYQDISAIFCGINFSGHMTPERVAAVLPAFKAYARKRNMPLELLFHPGAVPQEDALNPKLTGFVEFYTSPLRGIEGEALRSL, from the coding sequence ATGACGTACGCGCAAGCCCCCGACATTATCTACCATGCCGACGATTACGGCATCACCCCAGCTCAATCGGAACTCATTCTTTCCTACGCGAAGGCATGCGGCGGCACGGGAGCACTCAACAGCGTTTCGGTCATGGTCAACGCACCCAGTTTCAGCGAGTCCATTCCCCTGCTCCAGAAGCAACAGGAGAACATCCTCGCGAGCCTGCACGTAAACGTGGTGGAGGGCCCCTGCTGCGCGGACCCCAAGAGCATTCCGCTTCTCGTAGACGACAAGGGCATATTCCGCCAGAGCTTCGCTTCGATGCTCAAACTCTCGTTCAGCTCCCAGAAAGCCAAACTCACCAACCAGCTATCCACGGAAATCGGCGCCCAGCTCGACCGTCATCTGGCAGCACTGCCCCATGCGAAGGACGCGCTGCGCATCGATAGTCACCAGCACTTTCACCTTATTCCCGCCGTATTCGACGCGCTGCTTCGTGCCGTCGAGTCGCGCGGATGCACCATCGCGTTCCTACGCATCCCCGCCGAGCCAGTGCTCCCCTTCCTGAAAACGCCCCGTGTATGGCTGCGCATTCCCGCCATCAATTGGGTCAAGCACTGGCTACTCAATTTCCTTTGGCGCATGGACAAGAAGAACCTTCCCAATTACCAGGACATATCCGCCATTTTCTGTGGCATCAACTTCAGCGGGCACATGACGCCCGAACGCGTTGCGGCGGTTCTGCCCGCCTTCAAGGCGTACGCCAGAAAAAGGAACATGCCGCTCGAGCTGCTCTTCCACCCGGGCGCGGTTCCCCAAGAAGACGCGCTCAACCCGAAGCTCACGGGCTTCGTGGAGTTCTACACCTCCCCGTTGCGGGGAATCGAAGGAGAAGCGCTGCGTTCACTGTAA
- a CDS encoding NifB/NifX family molybdenum-iron cluster-binding protein encodes MRIAVASNGLDVAENFPQCLNFNYYTTKSYEIAESQNIPAQGLTGEEYANLMERIDVDTFICHSIAPAHKSAFEDRGIEVVSGASGRAMQVAESYVQKKAEELENEEAQEDDEWQGLP; translated from the coding sequence ATGAGAATCGCGGTTGCGAGTAACGGCCTGGACGTTGCGGAGAACTTCCCCCAGTGCCTGAATTTCAATTACTACACCACGAAGAGCTACGAAATAGCTGAATCTCAAAACATACCCGCTCAGGGGCTCACGGGGGAAGAGTACGCCAATCTCATGGAACGCATCGACGTCGACACGTTCATCTGCCATTCCATCGCTCCCGCGCACAAATCGGCATTCGAGGATCGCGGCATAGAAGTCGTTAGCGGGGCAAGCGGACGTGCCATGCAGGTAGCCGAATCGTACGTTCAGAAGAAGGCAGAAGAGCTGGAAAACGAAGAGGCTCAAGAAGACGACGAATGGCAAGGCCTCCCCTGA
- the hemL gene encoding glutamate-1-semialdehyde 2,1-aminomutase produces the protein MKHSVSEQDFQKACASIPGGVNSPVRAFANVDCSPVFYDHAQGSHVWDVDGNEYVDFICSWGPMILGHRPAAVDAAVRAQLDKGVSYGAPCEAEIEMAQEICRIVPSAEKARMVSSGTEATMSAIRLARGFTGRPKFIKFEGNYHGHSDALLVSAGSGVATFGIPGTPGVTDGAVADTIVLPYNDLEAVEKAFQAQPDSIACVIVEPIAGNMGVVAPADGFLAGLRELCTRYGALLIFDEVISGFRAALGGAQERYGVLPDLCTFGKIIGGGFPVGCFAGRADVMSALAPEGPVYQAGTLSGNPVAMQAGLAQLRELQKPGVYERLEELGARLEAGLNEAIERTSTRACVNRVGSLCTLFFTDGPVRNWDDAAACDTQMFARYFRGMLDRGYLIAPSQFEALFLSVAHTEEEIDAFTTAVVDVLGDIAR, from the coding sequence ATGAAACACAGCGTTTCCGAACAAGATTTCCAGAAGGCTTGCGCTTCCATTCCGGGTGGCGTCAACTCTCCGGTGCGCGCATTCGCCAACGTCGATTGCAGCCCGGTCTTCTACGACCATGCGCAGGGGAGCCATGTCTGGGATGTCGATGGCAACGAGTACGTTGACTTCATCTGCAGCTGGGGCCCCATGATTCTTGGGCATCGCCCTGCCGCCGTCGACGCTGCCGTGCGTGCGCAGCTCGACAAGGGCGTGAGCTACGGTGCTCCGTGTGAGGCGGAAATCGAAATGGCCCAGGAGATATGCCGCATCGTTCCCTCTGCCGAGAAGGCGCGCATGGTTTCCAGCGGCACCGAGGCGACCATGAGCGCCATTCGCTTGGCACGTGGCTTTACGGGCCGTCCCAAGTTCATCAAATTCGAGGGCAACTACCACGGGCACTCCGACGCTCTCTTGGTTTCGGCTGGCAGTGGCGTTGCCACGTTTGGCATTCCCGGTACGCCAGGCGTAACCGATGGCGCCGTAGCCGATACCATCGTGCTGCCGTACAACGACCTCGAGGCTGTTGAGAAGGCGTTCCAGGCGCAGCCTGATTCCATCGCCTGCGTTATCGTCGAGCCGATTGCCGGCAATATGGGCGTTGTCGCTCCTGCTGATGGCTTCCTTGCCGGTTTGCGCGAGCTGTGCACGCGGTATGGCGCGCTGCTCATCTTCGACGAGGTCATCAGCGGCTTTCGCGCCGCTCTGGGCGGTGCTCAGGAACGCTATGGCGTGCTTCCCGATTTGTGCACGTTTGGCAAGATCATCGGTGGTGGCTTCCCCGTGGGTTGCTTTGCGGGTCGTGCCGACGTCATGTCGGCGCTTGCTCCCGAGGGTCCCGTGTACCAGGCGGGAACGCTTTCGGGCAATCCCGTGGCGATGCAGGCGGGTCTTGCGCAGCTGCGCGAGCTTCAGAAGCCGGGCGTGTACGAGCGTCTCGAAGAGCTGGGTGCTCGTCTGGAGGCGGGCTTGAACGAAGCCATCGAGCGTACTTCCACGCGTGCTTGCGTGAATCGCGTTGGCTCTCTGTGCACGTTGTTCTTCACCGATGGCCCTGTGCGCAATTGGGACGATGCCGCTGCCTGCGATACGCAAATGTTTGCGCGCTACTTCCGCGGCATGCTCGACAGGGGGTACCTGATTGCGCCGAGTCAGTTCGAGGCGTTGTTCCTGAGCGTTGCCCATACGGAAGAGGAAATTGATGCATTTACCACAGCTGTTGTAGATGTTCTTGGCGATATTGCGCGCTAG
- a CDS encoding SufB/SufD family protein translates to MAVDLSPIDENLLATISGLHGMPNGAFNIRRNGELVERHSSAFIEIATKEGVPGIDIKIKPGTRGETVYIPVIVTQAGVKDVVYNTFYVGEGSDVTIVAGCGIHNAAHEQSQHDGIHEFFIGKGARVKYTEAHYGEGPANGTRILNPVTKVHMAENSFCEMDLSQLEGVTSTKRETEADLAEGAKMIITEKLMTHDEQFAESNMLFQLNGDDSSVQVVSRSVAKDESRQVFSPLVVGNAACRGHVQCDSILIGNGKVKSVPAIEANCEDAILMHEAAIGKIAGDQIIKLQTLGLTEEEAEQEILDDFLS, encoded by the coding sequence ATGGCAGTAGACCTTTCCCCCATCGACGAAAACCTGCTTGCGACCATTTCCGGTCTGCACGGCATGCCCAACGGCGCTTTCAACATTAGGCGTAACGGCGAACTCGTAGAACGCCACAGCAGCGCGTTCATCGAAATCGCCACCAAGGAAGGCGTTCCCGGCATCGACATCAAGATCAAGCCCGGCACGCGCGGCGAAACCGTATACATCCCCGTCATCGTTACGCAGGCTGGCGTAAAGGACGTCGTATACAACACGTTCTACGTAGGCGAAGGCAGCGACGTCACCATCGTTGCGGGCTGCGGCATCCACAACGCCGCTCACGAGCAGAGCCAGCACGACGGCATCCACGAGTTCTTTATCGGCAAGGGCGCACGCGTAAAGTACACGGAAGCGCACTATGGCGAAGGCCCCGCGAATGGCACGCGCATCCTGAACCCCGTCACGAAGGTTCACATGGCGGAAAACTCGTTCTGCGAAATGGACCTCTCGCAGCTGGAAGGCGTTACGAGCACCAAGCGCGAAACGGAAGCCGACCTGGCCGAAGGCGCAAAGATGATCATCACCGAAAAGCTTATGACGCACGACGAGCAGTTCGCGGAAAGCAACATGCTCTTCCAGCTGAATGGCGACGACAGCAGCGTGCAGGTGGTAAGCCGCAGCGTTGCGAAGGACGAATCCCGTCAGGTATTCAGCCCGCTCGTCGTGGGCAATGCCGCATGCCGCGGCCACGTGCAATGCGACTCCATCCTCATTGGCAATGGCAAGGTGAAATCCGTTCCCGCCATCGAGGCAAATTGCGAAGACGCCATCCTCATGCACGAAGCGGCCATCGGCAAGATCGCCGGCGACCAGATCATCAAACTGCAGACGCTGGGCCTTACCGAAGAGGAAGCAGAGCAGGAGATTCTCGACGACTTCCTGAGCTAA
- a CDS encoding Lrp/AsnC family transcriptional regulator — protein MSASEELKNRLLDIIQSGFPICCDPYAELASQLDTSEADVLAAIRELYAEGSVRRIGASFDSRKLGYSSTLCALAVPGGEEELIAAAGIVSAYPGVTHNYGRANRYNLWFTLITRSVEEKERILSEIRQKTGCDDLLDMPASRMFKIRVDFGSGHRARAKRASSAQSAEGIAPFSAESAFDVALVRWAQGDVARDAQGELVVRPFDEGARVISAQVNESVSAEDVVTRIRDLKTLGVIRRFGAMVRHQRIGYAFNSMTVWDIPDEHVEEAGALFAAKSFVSHCYARPRMETWPANMYAMTHAQSEEEMSENIAELSRALEEAQVPCRAHFALTTTHEFKKVSMTYFA, from the coding sequence ATGTCCGCTAGCGAAGAACTGAAGAATCGTCTGCTCGACATCATCCAGTCTGGCTTTCCCATTTGCTGTGATCCCTACGCCGAGCTTGCGTCGCAGTTGGATACGAGCGAGGCTGACGTGCTTGCGGCCATTCGCGAACTGTATGCAGAGGGAAGCGTGAGGCGCATCGGTGCTTCGTTCGATTCTCGCAAGCTGGGGTATTCATCTACGTTGTGCGCCCTTGCGGTGCCTGGTGGGGAAGAGGAACTCATTGCCGCCGCCGGCATCGTGAGCGCCTATCCTGGCGTTACGCATAACTATGGCCGCGCGAACAGGTACAACCTGTGGTTCACGCTTATCACGCGCTCGGTTGAGGAAAAGGAGCGCATTCTTTCCGAAATCAGGCAGAAGACGGGCTGCGACGATTTGCTCGACATGCCCGCTTCGCGCATGTTCAAGATTCGCGTCGACTTTGGCTCGGGGCATCGTGCGCGCGCGAAGCGTGCTTCCTCGGCTCAGTCCGCGGAAGGCATCGCGCCCTTTAGCGCGGAGAGCGCGTTTGACGTTGCCCTCGTACGCTGGGCACAGGGAGACGTTGCGCGCGATGCACAGGGCGAACTGGTCGTGCGTCCCTTCGACGAGGGTGCGCGCGTTATTTCGGCCCAGGTAAACGAAAGCGTTTCGGCAGAAGACGTCGTCACGCGCATTCGCGACCTGAAGACGCTTGGCGTCATTCGCCGATTTGGCGCCATGGTGCGCCACCAGCGCATCGGATACGCATTCAACAGTATGACAGTGTGGGACATTCCCGATGAGCATGTTGAGGAGGCGGGCGCGCTCTTCGCGGCGAAGTCGTTTGTGAGCCATTGTTATGCGCGTCCTCGCATGGAAACGTGGCCTGCGAATATGTATGCTATGACGCATGCGCAAAGCGAAGAGGAAATGAGCGAGAACATTGCCGAGCTGTCTCGCGCGCTCGAGGAGGCTCAGGTGCCGTGCAGGGCTCATTTCGCGCTTACCACCACGCATGAGTTCAAGAAGGTTTCGATGACGTATTTCGCGTAG
- the rplT gene encoding 50S ribosomal protein L20, which produces MPRVKRAVNAHKKRRTVLNRAKGYYGAKSRSYRAAKEQVQHSLQYQYRDRRNKKREIRRLWITRINAAARINGMSYSTFMNGLKKAGVELDRKVLADMAVNDAPAFAALTEVAKKAL; this is translated from the coding sequence ATGCCTCGTGTAAAGCGTGCCGTTAACGCTCATAAGAAGCGCCGCACCGTCCTTAATCGTGCCAAGGGTTACTATGGCGCAAAGTCTCGTTCCTATCGCGCTGCGAAGGAACAGGTCCAGCACTCGCTGCAGTACCAGTACCGCGATCGCCGCAACAAGAAGCGTGAGATTCGTCGTCTTTGGATTACGCGTATCAACGCTGCCGCTCGCATCAATGGCATGAGCTACTCCACGTTCATGAATGGCCTGAAGAAGGCTGGCGTCGAGCTCGACCGCAAGGTTCTCGCCGACATGGCCGTAAACGATGCTCCTGCGTTCGCCGCTCTTACGGAAGTTGCCAAGAAGGCTCTGTAA
- a CDS encoding ABC transporter ATP-binding protein, giving the protein MLELKNVVFEVPVSEGSRETKRIIDDLSLRIDDDKFVVITGPNGGGKSTLAKLIMGIEQPTSGQILFNGEDITHASISDRAKLGIGYGFQQPPRFKGMKVKKLLEIAAGERLPMFACNEYLAKVGLCSADWLTREVDKNLSGGEVKRIEIATLLARNPKLAIYDEPEAGIDLWSFDRLTGTFRDIHEAREGHTIMIISHQERIIQLADEVVLLKKGKIDKRGTLEEVMPHLNLAHRTNPNEACTFTTPTNINTGDINTNC; this is encoded by the coding sequence ATGCTAGAACTCAAGAACGTGGTATTTGAGGTACCCGTATCCGAGGGGTCGAGGGAGACCAAGCGTATCATCGACGACCTGAGCCTTCGTATCGATGACGACAAGTTCGTCGTCATCACCGGTCCGAACGGCGGCGGCAAGAGCACGCTGGCAAAGCTCATCATGGGCATCGAACAGCCCACGAGCGGCCAAATCCTGTTCAACGGAGAAGACATCACTCACGCGAGCATCAGCGATCGCGCCAAGCTGGGAATCGGCTATGGCTTCCAGCAACCGCCCCGCTTCAAGGGCATGAAGGTAAAGAAGCTACTGGAAATCGCCGCTGGCGAGCGCCTGCCCATGTTCGCATGCAACGAGTACCTGGCGAAGGTCGGCCTGTGCAGCGCCGACTGGCTCACACGCGAGGTGGACAAGAACCTTTCGGGTGGCGAGGTGAAGCGCATCGAAATCGCCACGCTGCTGGCGCGCAATCCCAAGCTCGCCATCTATGACGAACCCGAAGCGGGCATCGACCTGTGGAGCTTCGATCGCCTTACCGGCACGTTCCGCGACATCCACGAAGCGCGCGAAGGCCACACCATCATGATCATCAGCCACCAGGAGCGCATCATCCAGCTGGCCGATGAAGTCGTGCTGCTGAAGAAGGGCAAGATCGACAAGCGCGGAACGCTCGAAGAAGTCATGCCCCATCTGAACCTGGCGCATCGCACCAACCCCAACGAAGCCTGCACGTTCACCACGCCCACCAACATCAACACGGGCGACATCAACACCAACTGCTAG
- a CDS encoding glycosyltransferase family 4 protein translates to MDFLQLGIVLLVAFVVTYIMVPVSKRIALRIGAIDYPSNRRVNTTPIPRCGGIALYVGFLAGLLVMYVQSFTCGHSWLDIIMERNVNPPLLVCGITFMFALGLVDDVRQINAKIKFAGQIVACCLIYAAGISIDAIGSPIDAEGHRLIFLHWADMPITVIYLLGFVNITNLIDGLDGLAAGIVAIVTACLMVLVAAQGSFTLTGMCLALIGACLAFLRFNFYPATVFMGDSGSLFLGLIVGIVSIMGVVRMSSLVLMLVPLVIAGVPVIDTLSAIVRRKVAHKHIDEADLGHVHHRLLDAGFSQRKAVIILYCCSGVLGAIGISIGQFTGSERWVILGVLAAALAVVIWKFKLFKPVLRHYYEHKGKEGPRMPSGYGRGEQIPEDPESGEEK, encoded by the coding sequence TTGGATTTTCTTCAGTTGGGCATTGTTTTGCTGGTGGCTTTCGTGGTCACGTATATCATGGTGCCCGTATCCAAGCGCATCGCGCTGCGCATTGGCGCCATCGACTATCCCAGCAATCGTCGTGTCAACACCACGCCCATTCCTCGCTGTGGTGGCATTGCGCTCTACGTTGGCTTCCTGGCCGGTCTTCTGGTCATGTACGTTCAGTCGTTTACCTGCGGTCATAGTTGGCTCGACATCATCATGGAGCGAAATGTGAATCCGCCGCTTCTGGTGTGCGGCATTACGTTCATGTTCGCCTTGGGTCTGGTCGATGACGTTCGTCAGATCAACGCCAAGATCAAGTTTGCTGGTCAGATTGTGGCCTGCTGCCTCATTTACGCTGCGGGCATTTCCATCGACGCCATTGGCTCTCCCATCGATGCGGAAGGTCATAGGCTTATCTTCCTGCATTGGGCCGATATGCCCATTACCGTCATTTACTTGCTTGGGTTCGTGAACATCACTAATCTCATCGACGGATTGGATGGCCTTGCCGCGGGTATCGTTGCCATCGTTACCGCATGTCTTATGGTGCTCGTTGCCGCGCAGGGTTCGTTCACGCTTACGGGCATGTGCCTTGCGCTTATTGGCGCCTGCCTGGCATTCCTTCGTTTCAACTTCTATCCGGCTACCGTATTCATGGGCGATTCGGGCTCACTCTTTCTGGGCCTAATCGTTGGTATCGTTTCTATTATGGGCGTCGTGCGCATGTCCAGCTTGGTGCTCATGCTCGTTCCGCTGGTCATTGCCGGCGTTCCCGTTATAGACACGCTTTCGGCTATCGTGCGTCGCAAGGTTGCTCACAAGCATATCGATGAGGCCGATCTCGGCCACGTGCACCATCGCCTGCTTGACGCTGGGTTCAGCCAGCGCAAGGCGGTCATCATTTTGTATTGCTGCTCGGGCGTGCTTGGCGCCATTGGCATTTCCATTGGCCAGTTCACTGGTTCGGAACGTTGGGTCATTCTTGGGGTTCTGGCTGCGGCGCTTGCCGTTGTCATTTGGAAGTTCAAGCTGTTCAAGCCCGTTTTGCGCCATTACTACGAGCATAAGGGCAAGGAAGGCCCGCGTATGCCTTCGGGCTATGGGCGTGGCGAGCAGATCCCGGAAGACCCGGAGTCTGGGGAAGAGAAGTAG
- the rpmI gene encoding 50S ribosomal protein L35: MPKMKTHRGTAKRFRVTGSGKIMRSKAYKSHILTKKSQKRKRNFRHETEIAKADQKVVARNLGRR; the protein is encoded by the coding sequence ATGCCCAAGATGAAGACTCATCGCGGCACCGCTAAGCGTTTCCGCGTTACCGGTTCTGGCAAGATCATGCGCTCCAAGGCTTACAAGAGCCACATTCTCACCAAGAAGAGCCAGAAGCGCAAGCGTAATTTCCGCCACGAAACCGAGATTGCCAAGGCTGACCAGAAGGTCGTCGCTCGCAATCTTGGCCGTCGATAG